In the genome of Fusarium poae strain DAOMC 252244 chromosome 1, whole genome shotgun sequence, the window CCACCCAACAGATTTCTTAATAGTATCGACATGAAGAGCGCTGGTCACCTCGGGCTTCCTCAAGTAGGGGGTCAAGTGTACCAGATCCGGGGGCCAGTTCATACCACAGCTGGGGTAAGAGTCTTTGAGTCGGACGTCGTACATGTTGATGCATGCGTCATCGCCGTCACCCTTCTTGGTCAACTTGAGCATGTTGGAGAGAATACCCTCGCACTCTCCATAATCCACATGACCAGCATCCGAGGCCATCATCTTTTCGCAGCTGCGCAGATCGGCTTGGAGTGTCTTGTGGTTGTCGGAGTTCTTCTCGATGATGCCCTTCTCAATACCGTATGTGATGTAAGCGGGATACTGCTCTGCTGGGGAAATCCAGCCATTGCCGATCAACAGTCCTTTCAGGTTCCATGCGGTTTTGGGGTCCTTCTTGTTCCGGTCGAGGATAGCCCTGGCGATGTAAGGAATGTGCTGTCCAGCATAGGACTCGCCTGCGATGTAGATCTAGATCATATCAGCAAGTTGATACTCACACGGGGCCAAGTTCTACTCACGTCATCGGTGTCGTATTGAGGAAAGAGAGCGAACCACTTCtcgaggaagatgatgaactGGTCGGCCATCTCCTTGAGTTCATGAATATAACTGTTGGTATCAACGGAGCTAAAACCCGTGCCGACGGGGTTGTCGACGAAGAGAAGGTTTGCGAATTCGTTCCAGGAGCCATTGTTGTATACCAAGTTGTCCTGATCCTTAAGTCGATAAGGGCCGATTTCCATCATGGAACCATCTTCAGAACTGCAACCTGGTCCACCATTGATCCAAATAACGGTTCGCTGTTTATCGGCAATGTGCTGGTTCTCGAAATGCCAGAAGAATAAATTTCCATGCGATTCAGGGGTGACTTCGATATGGCTGGTGCGAACGGACGCGTCAGCAGGTTAGAGCACAGGGAGGAAACATGGTGACTTACCCAGCATGCATGTTGACCTTGGGCCCATCAGCAGGCAGACCAGGAAGGTCGCGAACATAGTAATCGGCGGCGGCAGCTTTTGTTGAGGTTGCTGGATTTACGGCCGCGACAAGAGTTGGTGTAAGGGTTAAGGAGAGTAGAGCGGCCCATCGTCTCGGAGACGGGATCATCGATATGAGAGCCATGATGTATAAAGTTGCGGACGAAAGACGCCGCGGGCGGTGGTGAAGGAAACAGAGGAAGCAAAATATCCTGTTGCCTACCGGGAAATAAAGACAAGAAAGAATTTCAGGAAACGGATGCCCTGCCTGGCAACGAAGACATGAGCAAGCAGAGTTGCGACTGGAATGGACGGTCTTGAAAGATAAAGGGACAGTTGCAGGAGAGATGAGGTGGCCTTGGGACTTGGGACTTGGGACTTGGGACCCCGGGTTCTAGTGGGGATCATGCTGTAGCTTCCGCTGTAGTATTAGTGGCGGCAGAGCTTTGATGCTGGTCGCAGTTGCCCACCTATCCGGGCTTGGCGGTGCGCCCTGGTTGCGGTTCGCTGCTATCCTTCCATCCGCAAGAAGCAGTCTCAGGGGTCCATATCCACTAACAGAAGCCTCCAATTTTGGGTTCCATGTTTCTCGGAGCTGATGGACCCGAGCATTTGAGAAGGTTTCGTACCGAGTATCACGTATACGTACCTCAAACATGAAATGCATTAGTAGATTAGTTGGTAGTGTGCTGTTGTTTGACTGTTTGTTATTCAGCTCATCACCAACTTGAGATATGAGTGAGTGTTTGTCTTGGTTCTATTGAAGTCAATGTGGCGTTGTtaaaggtacctacctacctacaatTGGGTTGTCAATAGAAACGGCTTCTTTGCTGTGGTTACACAACCTAACCATGCATCTCTCACGGGTACTACCAAATATAtcaatattttttatatggTCATGTTCAATTAATCAGTGCTTCTTGTATAAATCACTTGCCATCGTCTCGAAGCACACATTCAGTCTACTCTCATCGCATACCCATCTGCTGAAGCGGGACACACAAGAAACTGTGCCTCCACTGACGATCACTAGATTCCTTCCATGCTTCAAGCTATCGGTTGGAATTTTCAAAACCCTCTCTTACCAGCCAATCAACGTCATCACACTCTTTTGTAAAGCCTCACATAGACAACCAAAAGAGAACTTGGTCTCTCTCAATAACTATCAAAGAAAGAAATCGATACTTTGGTATTCACCACCAAAATTTGCCTAGTGCACTCGTCGCATTGATACAAACTCAACGTTGCCCCTCATTGTACAACAAAGAAAAATGGCAGCTCCCGGCAAGACTTTTATTGTCGAGCATCTCGACCCTGAACTAGGCCCCTGGTCAGAGCTCGAGTATCTCGCCATTGCTCGCGAGACTCAGGATACCAACGGTTCTTTCATCCTTTCCAGCTTACCTCCTACTTTCAAGGTTCCAGCAGACCTCGCCAGCAACCCCGCCTTCACTGCTGAGCAGCGTGGTGTTGAGGAGCTTTATGCTGCCAACAAGTCCAAGGTTTGCCTGCTTGATCCATCTGCCGCCAAGGACCTTTCTCCTGAGGACGGCGACACCTTTGATGCCTTTTTGTTTGGTGGTATTCTCGGTATGTTCTGAAGCCGGGCTTAGAAAGCAATGGGAAGCCGTTGCTAACATTTTGTGTTCAATCGACAGGCGATGACCCTCCACGAGGTATGTGTTTCTTGTAACACAGCACTTTTTCATATCAACTAACCGGAAACTCTAGACCGTACTTCAGAGCTCCGAAAGAAGGGCTTTGAGGGTCGCAGACTTGGTCCTAAGCAAATGACGACAGATACTGCTGTGCGAGTTACCCGTATCGTCGTCCAAGACAAGGGTTTGTTATACTCATGCTTACCCCTGCAACTCACAAGCTCACCATCTATCAGTGCCTGTTGACCAGGTCCCTTACCTGGATTTCCCCGAGCTCAAGTTCAATGAGCACGAGAGCACCGAGATGCCCTTCCGCTATGTCAAGGGTGAAGACGGCAAGCCCATTATGCCCAAGGTTTGTGAACCAAATAATTGGATAGTGTTGTTGATCATAAGCTAATACTCTAACTTTTATAGGGCATGGTTGAGCTAATCCAGAAGGATTCCGACAAGGCAGTGAATGACCTTTTCTAAGTACAAAAACAGTCCGGTGAATATAAGTCAGAAGAAACTTAGCTGTCATTTGATATACAAGCCTTGCTCAGTCCATGCCAAACCCATATGGAGTGTTGAATCAGAGTGAAGCTCCAATAATGTGCCATAAAACCAGCGATCTACTTTCTACATGATGAAAATGCTATCATCACAAAATTGTCTAGTCGATTCACGAGTTGCTTGGACATTACTCTTGTACACACAATGCCTCATGTCTCCAAATTCTAGTTCCGCGTCATACATGTTTCAAAGACATCTGCTATCGGATATCATAAGCCAACAGGGCTGAAGAATATCCGAGACGTCCAATATTTGTTGTCCTAATGCACAATATTGTGATATTCTCAGAGACCTTAAAATCTACCCTAGGTACATCAAAGCAAATATTGAGAACACCCAcctaggtagatagataCATGGATACTGGATGATGTAAGGTTAAACAAACAAATTCTCCCGTTCAAAATTCCGAGATGAATTAAGCTATCTTTTATCACTAAATTCGAATGGAATTCCACCCAAGCATCTGACGGGTCTGAAGCATGATAAAATGCAGATAGACGGACAGAGATGCAACAAACGAGGGTTTTCTATAACAGCAGCCAATCGATTGACCTGTACACTAACACAATAACAAGCACAACCTACTCTACCTACTTCGGGTTCTCATGATAGATCATGAGTAGAGCAATCTTATGATGCTTTCGTATTTCACAAAGTCCAGATCATTTCTTGGGCGGAAAATCCCCCAATGGCCACGATGCTACTCTCAAGGCACATTGCGCACATCGGATCCTCTGCGCATTCTCTTCTGCGGTTCTGATGAGTTTAGCTGCGCTTCTCTAAAAGCTGTCCATGAAGAGCACAGTCGAAATAGAGGATTGATAGAGTCACTGGAAGTCATGGCTCTGCCACCAAAACGTTCAGGAAGAGGATTTTCATCTCTGAAACAAGGCAAGTCAAAGATTGTCAAAATGTGATGACACAAGACTCATGATACAATCTAGTGCCTTGTAAGTTACTGGCAGAAGAGTTGGGATTGAAAATACACCAGCAAGCAACCTTCAAAGGTTGGGATGTAAGCCTTGAATCCTCGTGGACAGAGTCGCGAATCAGTTACTAAAACCTTCTAGTTACCTGAGGGAACAAATCTCGTGATTGCCGTGTCGTTTGGTCTTTTCGTTCCGCCAAGAATATTAGGATCAGCCAAGTACGGTGGTCTTAACGTGCATCCTTCTCTACTCCCTGAGTAAGTCTTATGTATCATACTCACCATACCAAGAACTTAACACTGGCAGCCTCCGTGGACCTGCTCCAATCCACCATGCGATACTAAGGGGAGACAGTCATGTTGGCGTTTCATTACAAACACTGGACGACAAATCCTTTGATCATGGAACCGTGCTATCTCAAACTCCACACCCTGGAATACCAGTGCCACCAGACTGCACAGTTCAAGAACTCACAAATCTCCTTGCTCCAGTTGGAGCACAGATGCTGGTACAGGGTCTACGAGACGGTGTATACGTACCGCCACACCAGAATAGAGGATGGAAAGGCGAAGAGCTTGACCAAGGGCAGCTCGTTCATGCGCCAAAGATTAGCAAAGCCGATGGACATATCGGATGGTCCAATTGGACAGCGGATGGAATTGTGCGAGCGATAAGAGTCCTGGGGTCCGTTTGGACAGAAGGCGTCAGTAAGAAGGGAGAGAAGAAGCGGTTGATTTTCCAAGACGCTGAGACCGTGTCCTCTGACAATGTCAAGATTGACGGTACCACGGTTCGCTTTATATGTCACGGGCCGGATTCATTCAGCACTCTCGTATCAGACCAGGGTGACGGGACTTGTGTTATTAGTACTTCAGACGATAAATTGATACGGGTAAAGAAGGTCAAAGTAGAGGGAAAGCCGGAGCGACCGGCCAACGTGGCACTGAAGCCCTACATCCAAGTTTAAAATAAAACATCTAGATTTATACAGAAATACGCGGTTCATTTACATTTCTATTTGATGCGAGCGACATATCATGGTCCCAAAAAGACACTGGCGGCGTGGTTCATCAAGTTCATTTTCATGTATTGCAACATGAAATCACTCCTGGGGTATCATTCAAATCCATCCTCCATCTGAGTACGTCAAGTCTCAGCATTTCATGCGAGTCTTGTGCGAATCCATTCTGCCCATTTGCACAGGTCCTCCATGTGTTCCAGCACCTTACCCAGGTCCGCTCGTGTAAGTTCCTTACCCTGCCTCTTTTCCCCTTGGGCGCGAGGAAGAACGTTTTCTTCAGCAATCTCGACAACTCCATCTTCCAAAATCTTCAGTGAGATATTGGCGATCGAGTTCTTGAAGGGAAAGACAACCTGTAGATGAGGCATCGGATGAACCCATAGAGTGACGTCGAATTTCAGCtccgaggaagaggaagatgcaTTGTTGTCAGAAACAGAGGCAGATTTCATAAAGTCTGATAGCTCGTCCCGAGTAGTGACATTAGACTTGGGTGGATGTACCGCGGCATTCCCTGGCTTAGGTAGCGGCCCAGCCTCTTTTGTCTCCGACCCAAAACTGTTCTCAAGCAAAGTTGAAAGGAAAGCATACTGTCGAAGAAGTGGGAGCATATAGATAAGCTGCTGAGGATGAGAGAAGGGGATCTCAGTAACCCTGTGTGAGTATACCTGCTTATAGATATACAGCGTGTTGCGATGGGGTTTGACAGCCAGTTTCTGATCTTTGTCGTAGATACGGACGTCGCGTTTACGGGAGATTGCGCGGAGCTCACTAGGGTCCTGATTGCTGCCTGGAGGTATGGGGAATAGCAGACTGTCAAATGTTGGCAAGTATCCGTAAAGTTGCGGTGCCTTGATGTTAATAATATTGTACAGGTGCGACCAATCGTTGTGAGACATAATGATTGGCGGGTCAAAGGTAGCAGTGAACATGACTTGGGGTACTCTTGCTGTGGAGAGGTCAGGCTGAAGCACTTCCATTCCGGCATTCTTGTTCTCTTCTGTGGATGGGAGCACAACGTTGTCGGGCTGTTGCCAATCCAAATTGGGCCGCTTGGGATCCATTGAAGGTTCTGCCTTTAAAATGTCCTTGGAAATCCAGTCCTCGGAGACTCGCACAGGCATCACCTCATCAACTATCGGTGCACATCCGATAAGGAGCGACCAGACTTGTTCTTGAGACGCAGTGAACAAAACCATCTGCTCATTTGTTGGCTCGATGTGGCGAAGAACCTTCCAATATTGCAGTGCCAGTCCCACCCTATCTTTTGAGTGCATGACGGGGTAGCCGTGTCGTGCGCACATTGCTGCTGTGGATAAAGCGCTGTTGGACTTGTTGCTCATTCCTGGCTCTTCACGAAGCTTAGCCACATCCCACTGATGGAGTCTCTCCAGGCTCGCATATATACCCGTTATTGCTTCATGGCAATCGAGTCCGGGAATGATACTGAGCTTATCCAGAACAGCTAAACGCTCAAGATTGACCGCGAATTCATCGAGGGTTTTCGTCAATGGACTCTGATTCGGAAGAAGTTGCAAGTCCTTTAGAAGAATTTCACTTGCTCGGCCGACGTGCTTCGTAACCGATGCAGCAGATTCCGGAAATGCAAGAGAAATATTTTCGACAATATTGTTGTCCAGAATGATGTCCAACTGAATAGCTGAACCTGCTATAACAAGAGTTCTTTGTTTTCGACCGTGAGGTGCTGTGGTGTCTTCTGAGAGGCAGTCGAGCCCTATGCGCTGGGCCAGACGTTCCAGACCAGCCTCGCTTACTAgtcccttctttttcttggtcGAGTTAGTAAAGCAAAAGAGCATGTAGAGTAAGACGCGCATACATCCAAGGTTGCGATAATCGCCTCCAACCGCTTGAGCTTGTCGTCCTCGTTTACGAGAGATGGCAACCCACTCAGATTTCCGACATCGACATTGTTCAGATTCACGTCGAGACCGCCAGTGATTCCAAGAGCGCCCATGGCTGCAGCAGTGGAAGGGCTATCGAAGTTCAAGGGGACATTGGACATGTGCGCCATGAGAGATGATGCGGCAGGCGACTTCTTGAATTGCTGAGGTGAAGATCTCGGCCCTCGAGGGGAGAAAGCGGCGTGAGCGGGGTTCGAGAAAGGAGTAGACACGGGAGGAGTCGCGGCGGCGAGTTGCGAGGGAGTGCGGCCTTGTTGTGAAGCGTGCTTCACAGCTGTTGGTGTTGCCATTGTGAAGATACTGGGGGCCCTCTTTGTGAGGGCTCGAATCGCGCTGTGTTTGCTAGAGGAATGGCAGGGATGAATTGAACAAGAATACTTGTTTTAGATGAATGATTAATACTGAAAACTATCAGTGAAGCACTCGCGATGAACAAGTTGAAGGCTGGAACGTGATTCAAGATTCGAAATGTTTGGAGGTTGGAAAGTCAAACATGGAGTAGCTCTACTTGCACAGCTCGGCCCCACCAAAGCCGACAGTGGAGGACCGGGCCCTGGTCCATCATCCATCTTAGGACCTAACTACCTACAGGGCCTTATCATTAGTAGAGTTCAAAAGATTTAGGCGGAGCCTTTCTTCGACACTGAATTTCCATCTCAAAGCAATGGCTTCATCTGGAAATCTTTCGCGCACAGTAGCTCGTACTGCTGCTCAAGTGTCAGAGTCTTCAATTCGTACTTCTGCAACAAGATCCAATAGACATGAGCTCCAAGGACGGTCTCTGTACCTTTGGGTCTGGCCAGCACCCGTCAACTCTACAGAGAGGCGCTCAATTCTCAAGGCACTTCAACAACATGGCGGCCCAGTCGAGTATTTTAAATGGCTACCAGTATGGCTATTCCGAGTTGTGGTTTGTTGTACACATATGGGACAAAACAGCTGACCACATTGTGCTGCAGGGCCAGGGTTCTAATAAAGTCTTGGGTTCCATCTACATATCTTTGATGAAAGAAAGTCAAGATGCTGCCAAAGCTATTTCTTCCAGTCCGATCAGCATTACGGTTCCCAAGTCTAGCACAGAGACAACATCTGTTGTCAAGATAAATGGCCGCAAAGCAGAGTTCCAGAAGCAAGACTCTTCAAAGGCAGGGAGTTCTGAATTTGTCGTTGAAATCTCCGAGACTCTCACATATAGACATGAACAGAGCGCCAAAAACTCACCTCTGACCAGACCGTGGCCGGAATTTGTTGTCAAGTCACCAACACTCGCATCCAAAACTCTACAGCACTCCCTCCCTGACAGCATTGCGGCTGTTGGCTTGAGGCACTGGGATGTGGACTTGGGAGTGCAAGAAGTGGCGGACAACAAGAGATTTGAAAGAGAGCAGATGCGCAATTGGCTCCCAAGCAAGATAGCAAATCTTCCTCCAAAAACGAAAATAGAACACGGTCAAAAGGAAACAACATACACGGATGGTTCCCTAGCGGCTTCGGCACAGACTTTGCCTGGAACTTTCATTGGCAGCTTGATagaaaagaaggcagaggAGTCAACAGAGGTTTCCGCAAAAGAGATCGCAGAGGCTTCAACGGAGACACCCGCAGAGATCTCGGTAGAGGAGTCAGCAGCGTCGTCGACACAGGACTCCACAGAGGTTACAACAGAAAATCCGACGCAGAGTGTGGCAGAGGAGTCACCTGAGGGTCAAAGAGTCGACAATCAATAGTCTCGGGTCTTCAGCAGCATCTGAACACTCAGAGAGGGAGCCACGTAATACCACTTAAGAGAGCCAAGACTTGAGATATCAACACCGGGTCCATGGCTTAGGCGGCACTTGCGCAACACGTTACTAGTGTTCCCACCATATTAACTCAGCCATGT includes:
- the KEX1 gene encoding Cell death protease (SECRETED:SignalP(1-28)~MEROPS:MER0000413~TransMembrane:1 (n14-27c39/40o527-544i)~BUSCO:13805at5125), whose product is MALISMIPSPRRWAALLSLTLTPTLVAAVNPATSTKAAAADYYVRDLPGLPADGPKVNMHAGHIEVTPESHGNLFFWHFENQHIADKQRTVIWINGGPGCSSEDGSMMEIGPYRLKDQDNLVYNNGSWNEFANLLFVDNPVGTGFSSVDTNSYIHELKEMADQFIIFLEKWFALFPQYDTDDIYIAGESYAGQHIPYIARAILDRNKKDPKTAWNLKGLLIGNGWISPAEQYPAYITYGIEKGIIEKNSDNHKTLQADLRSCEKMMASDAGHVDYGECEGILSNMLKLTKKGDGDDACINMYDVRLKDSYPSCGMNWPPDLVHLTPYLRKPEVTSALHVDTIKKSVGWTECNGAVGGAFNAKNSKPSVELLPNLLKEVPIMLFSGAEDLICNHIGTENMINKMEWNGGKGFEVTPGNWAPRRDWDFEGETAGFWQEARNLTYVLVYNSSHMVPFDLPRRSRDMLDRFMGVDISSVGGDPADSLIDGEKGPKTTVGSAKNSTQSAAEEEHQKQLDEAKWAAYYKSGEIVLVIVVIGAIAWGYWIWRERRKGAAYSVLADHDLSRRSTGHRAKSQPGDLESAAFDESELDDLHVTTPGTSTSARFPRNRDGSEKFVTKYAE
- a CDS encoding hypothetical protein (BUSCO:47261at5125); translated protein: MAAPGKTFIVEHLDPELGPWSELEYLAIARETQDTNGSFILSSLPPTFKVPADLASNPAFTAEQRGVEELYAANKSKVCLLDPSAAKDLSPEDGDTFDAFLFGGILGDDPPRDRTSELRKKGFEGRRLGPKQMTTDTAVRVTRIVVQDKVPVDQVPYLDFPELKFNEHESTEMPFRYVKGEDGKPIMPKGMVELIQKDSDKAVNDLF
- a CDS encoding hypothetical protein (BUSCO:48419at5125) → MHNIVIFSETLKSTLVPCWDLPEGTNLVIAVSFGLFVPPRILGSAKYGGLNVHPSLLPDLRGPAPIHHAILRGDSHVGVSLQTLDDKSFDHGTVLSQTPHPGIPVPPDCTVQELTNLLAPVGAQMLVQGLRDGVYVPPHQNRGWKGEELDQGQLVHAPKISKADGHIGWSNWTADGIVRAIRVLGSVWTEGVSKKGEKKRLIFQDAETVSSDNVKIDGTTVRFICHGPDSFSTLVSDQGDGTCVISTSDDKLIRVKKVKVEGKPERPANVALKPYIQV
- a CDS encoding hypothetical protein (BUSCO:10946at5125); the encoded protein is MATPTAVKHASQQGRTPSQLAAATPPVSTPFSNPAHAAFSPRGPRSSPQQFKKSPAASSLMAHMSNVPLNFDSPSTAAAMGALGITGGLDVNLNNVDVGNLSGLPSLVNEDDKLKRLEAIIATLDKKKGLVSEAGLERLAQRIGLDCLSEDTTAPHGRKQRTLVIAGSAIQLDIILDNNIVENISLAFPESAASVTKHVGRASEILLKDLQLLPNQSPLTKTLDEFAVNLERLAVLDKLSIIPGLDCHEAITGIYASLERLHQWDVAKLREEPGMSNKSNSALSTAAMCARHGYPVMHSKDRVGLALQYWKVLRHIEPTNEQMVLFTASQEQVWSLLIGCAPIVDEVMPVRVSEDWISKDILKAEPSMDPKRPNLDWQQPDNVVLPSTEENKNAGMEVLQPDLSTARVPQVMFTATFDPPIIMSHNDWSHLYNIINIKAPQLYGYLPTFDSLLFPIPPGSNQDPSELRAISRKRDVRIYDKDQKLAVKPHRNTLYIYKQVYSHRVTEIPFSHPQQLIYMLPLLRQYAFLSTLLENSFGSETKEAGPLPKPGNAAVHPPKSNVTTRDELSDFMKSASVSDNNASSSSSELKFDVTLWVHPMPHLQVVFPFKNSIANISLKILEDGVVEIAEENVLPRAQGEKRQGKELTRADLGKVLEHMEDLCKWAEWIRTRLA
- a CDS encoding hypothetical protein (BUSCO:52735at5125), translated to MASSGNLSRTVARTAAQVSESSIRTSATRSNRHELQGRSLYLWVWPAPVNSTERRSILKALQQHGGPVEYFKWLPVWLFRVVGQGSNKVLGSIYISLMKESQDAAKAISSSPISITVPKSSTETTSVVKINGRKAEFQKQDSSKAGSSEFVVEISETLTYRHEQSAKNSPLTRPWPEFVVKSPTLASKTLQHSLPDSIAAVGLRHWDVDLGVQEVADNKRFEREQMRNWLPSKIANLPPKTKIEHGQKETTYTDGSLAASAQTLPGTFIGSLIEKKAEESTEVSAKEIAEASTETPAEISVEESAASSTQDSTEVTTENPTQSVAEESPEGQRVDNQ